The Tachysurus vachellii isolate PV-2020 chromosome 21, HZAU_Pvac_v1, whole genome shotgun sequence region caagaaagtatgaccatataaccccaattttatcatctctacactggctacctgttaagtttagaattgattacaaactgctgctacttacgtacaaggctcttaatggtttagctcccatgtatctaactagtcttctaacacgttacaatccttcacgctctctgagatcacaaaactcaggacttctggtagttcccagaatatctaagtctactaaaggtggtagagcgttttcttatttagctcccaaactctataatagtcttcctgatagtgttcggggctcagacacactttcacagtttaaatgtagattaaaaactcatctctttagtcagacgtacacataatacatcccataatattgtgctctattacatcagaccaaatgcacattatcatctagtgcttgttaatattatgaatattatgattttctctctttctaccatcccgaggcatccagacattgtaccagctctgattgtcttctgtgtgatgaagattttggacctccactgagacgagggcgactctgtgaggatcctgagacatctagagatctaccagctccagttagactctgtgatactaaagaggagatgtgaactccatgtgatcttttacatcaacacaacatttatcagactgtatatttataatcacacccccagtgtcacccagatgaggatgaggttcccctttgagtctggttcctctcaaggttccttccttcaccatctaagggagtttttcctccccacagtcacctgagtcacctcagacttgctcattggggataaatacatacacatttatatacaagtctaatattaatcttgtattttgtattatattaatctttatataaatctttatattaactttttgttctatgtttatgttctgtaaagctgctctgagacaatgtcaattgttaaaagtgcaatacaaatacatttaaatttgaatttatatttCTAACATTTGTCAGATGCTCaaatccagagtgacttgcaacttcttgtttttatacaactaagcaattaaGGATTAAGGACCTTGCTCCAGGCCCCAGCAGTAGCAAGTTGGtaaactaatgtgtgtgtgagaatgtctgtggtgtgagattgagtgtgaatgtgtgtgtgtatgtgtatgtgatagagtgtgtgtgtgtgtgtgagagagagagagagagagtgagagtgtgtgtgtgagagagagtgagagtgtgtgtatgtaagagagtgtgagagagtgtgtgtgagagagtgagtgtgtgcgtatgtgagagagtgtgtgagagtgtgtatgatatgtgtttaagtgtgtgagagtgtgtgtgtattcagagaCACTACACATTCGTTTGGTTACACACTTCTGTATTAAATCACAATCCACtggacacacactcctgctttCTCGTCCTCAgagtctctcttcctctcagaACTCCCCCACGTTTCAGACTGCAGTATTTTTAGTGTGAGGGTTTTAAAAATCGGGTCGTATGgagtgtgtgacgtgtgttAAATTTCCTCCAGAGAGTGTGTGGGCACCAGGCCTCGCTTCTTCCCGCTGCACAGCTTCACGTATCCGTCGCTGTCCTCCTTTTTCCCCACACAGATCTACAGGGACGGCAGAGAGCACAGACATGGGACTTTTCATCACTGACAGCAAcgtttcattattaaataaagttctgCATTACAATATAGTTCCAGCTCAAACTTCACGGCTGTGTTGAACATCTACATTTCCCTCAGAACAGCTAAACTACACTATATTTACACTTAGCATCAACTGCTAACATGACCACAGGTTGGTGCTAGTTAACTAGCCTAGTTTTCTCACAGAACAAGACGAGTAActtgtgttgtttatttatcacCTTCAGAGCGTTTTGTGCAACAATTAAAATTTGTGTAAATGGGTGAATTAGCGACATGCTAGtttagtgtgtatacagtacatacaggaGAATAATGTAAGCTAACAAACTTTACTACCACTCCATTACTAActgtaactgtctgtctgtctgtctgtctgtctgtctgcctgtctgtctgtctgtctgtctgcctgtctgtctgtctgtctgcacatctatgtatctatccgtgtgtgtgtatgaaagagtATTTTGTGTTACCTGATCTTCCTTAACAGTCATGTGACCCATCTGTCGGTTGCCATGGACACCCTGAGTGACCCTCCACACTCTCTCACCTGGACGCACTCTCTGTACAAAATTAGCGGGAAAGAAACCCACCCTGTCTCCACTCTTCCcctgcatgcgcacacacacacacacacacacacacacacacacacacacacacatacatacacacacacaaatacacacacacacgcacacacacacacacaaatacacacacacacacacacaaatacacacacatacacacaaatacacacacatacacacacatacacacacacgcacacacacacagacacagacacaggtgaTGAGTCTCTGAATGCTGAACTCCAGCATCTACACTATAAAAATTTTGGAATGTTCCAAAAGTCAAATGTTCAACAGGACGTTGTATTATCTTTCCTGAAGATTACTGGAAGAAAAAGTGTGTTTTcttataaataatgatattatgATATTAACCGACGAAGTCACTTTGaaagtacattttaattcattatgaATACATAAGTAATTTCCATCTGCTGTTAGCATGGATGCTAGCACACTGCAGTTTATGTACTTGCTAATTctatgttaaaatattaaagagtaaaaaaaaagtcaatgttTTTACAAAAACGTTTCTGGAAACACATTAACTGTGTgcttcaatcacacactcaacaTTAACCAGGATAAAAAGAACACAATTTATAAAAGTTGCAACTGCTAAATCAATTGTAGAAGAAATAAACGCAGGAATGTTAAAATGTTCAGGAATCGTTTTCTTACCTTCCACCAGTCTTCATTAGCGTCATCGGTGACCTGCACTCTGTCTCCAGGACTGAGGAGATCAAGACAGAGTCTTATCAGGGAGGAGACACAGAAAACAGCCCAGAAATGTTGTGTTGaggctgtgtgtgggtgtttatgtgtgtgtgtgtgtttgtgtatgtgtgtgtgtatgtgggtgtgtgtctgtgtgtatgtgtgtgtatgtatgtgtgtgtgtatgtgtgtgtgtgtatgtgtgtgtgtatgtgtttgtgtgtgtgtgtgtgtgtgtatgtgtgtgtttgtgtgtatgtatgtgtgtatatgtgtgtatgtgtgtatgtttgtgtgtgtgtgtgtgtgtttgtgcgtgtttgtgcatgtgtgtgtgtgtatgaagaacAGAGAACTTTATTCACTACATAATCTAACATTATGCCTTGCACAGATCTCACAGGTCAAGGTATtcatatctctgtctgtctctctctctctctctctctctctctgcacatgAGAGTTAAATTATATGAACTTTTAAAGCAAAAGCATGTTGATGTTGTTATGCTACAGGAAACCCACTGTGATGTCAGTATTGTGGCTAATTGGGTAAAGGAGTGGGATGGGTTGGTGATTTTAAAGTGAAGCAATTTTAGTTATGGAGTGAGAAGGTGGGCAACCTACACGTCTGGGATTTGTAGTGTAGAAAAGAGGTGGTTTGGAGCACTTGGGTGTCTACCTTGGTAATAATGAGATATTAAGTAAAAACTGGGAAGTGCAGACTGAGCTGGCATTGGTGGACCTGCCACCAAACCTGCTAGCAAACATCTAGGTCCTGCTGGTGGATTTCCTCTGGGACGGTCTACACTGAATTCCGCAAAGCATCCTCCATCTTCCCAAAGAAGAAGGGGGTCAGGGGCTGGTCCAGTTATCcactttataaaaaacaaaacaagggcTGCACAAATCTACACTGGCTGCTGGAGGAGACTCTGGTGTAAGCCGGACATCTAGACATCTCCAGTGTGACCGTCCCTGCACTGTCTAGGACTTTCATCTCAGGGATCGTAACACCACAGGAGCTAATAAACTTCACGGGTACAGACCGGTCACGGGCAGCAGTGCGTATGGGACTGTCGTCTCTGCGCATCGTTAATCAGCTTTTGCACCGCTGGAGGTCCTCCCTAACGTCTGAGGAGCGTGTTCAGCTGATGGACTATCAGTATACAGAGACTGGTCCCTCAGAGGAGGAACCCTTTCCCCAGCAGAACATCGCTCCCGACCTTGACGGATGTGAAGGTCCCCACCTGAAGTTCTGGGGTGAGGGGGAAATGGACATTGGGAAGGTGTCAGGGGAGCTGCGCTACAGAGACTGTGTTAAGGctttaaataagaataaactgAGTGGGAGGGTGGACACCCCATGGAGAAATGTACTTGGTTTTAATGATGATATTAAACCAGAGTAGAGACACTGTACAATCCACcattaggcctcatcatagcacagagacagctctggttaaagttgtaaatgacccgctactggtctctgatcagggttgtgtctatTTGCTGGTGTCACTTGACCAATACAATTGACCATGCTATTCTACTTGAAAGGcaagaacatgttgttggtgttaaaggaaCAGCTCTCTCCTGGCTCAGGTCTTATCTGACAGATCGCTATTAgttcgtagatctaaatggtgactatTCTAATCAAACTAAGGTATGttcggtgttccacaaggttctgatTTAGGCCcacttttctccctatatatgaTATCCCTTagtgcaattattcataaacatggtattagcttccaatgttatgctgatgacacacagctatatgtttcagctcagtcagatgtgagtcaccagtttaataagattgaagattgtgtgaaggacattagacagtggacacttactaacttcctcatgcttaactctgacacacagaagttcttgtaccaggaccacagacaggcagaagtaagctttctgattacagagtaagtCTGGATGgactttctattacatcatgtgcaggagtaaaagacctcggtgtgattattgacaccggtctctcatttgaagctcacataaataataccacaatgTTAGTCTTcattcatctcagaaatatggctaagataagaaatatgatgtcattacatgatgcagaaacactagttcgtGTGTTTGTTACCTctggttggattattgtaatgctttactttacacacacacacacacacaaacacacacacacacacacacacacactcactgtaactCCAGATCGTTCTGCTCTTGTGGCAGAAACCTGTAGAGAGCCACATATGTGTGGATTGGGTGAAACCTGGGAACCTGGAATCACACAGATGAATGTgaacatgtatttaaatatcCTTAGAAGCTCACACgctgcactctgattggttgtTACATGAAAATGTGTGCGGATGCATTTACCTTTATCACATCCTCCGCTTCAGTCTTCGAGCTCTCTGGATTGGACAGACCTGTGATGTGAAGAGACACATCTCAGGTCTCAGGTCAGTGAACAATGAGGAAACGTAGAAGTActgtccacaaacacacacacacacacacacacacacatagtcataaacacatacacaaacatgcacaaaggaaaaacacacacaaaaacacacacacacagtcatgcacacatacacagacaaaaacacacaacacacacaaacacagacatgcacaaatacacaaacatacacagtcaaaaacacacacagacaaacacacagtcatgcacacatacacacacacagacacacagtcatgcacacatacacacaatcacagacaaaaacacacacaaacacacaccacacacacacaaacatacacagacaaaaaacacacacaaacacacacaacacacaaaaattcTTGCAAGACTTCACAAAATAGGTTTAAAGTAATTAAGTGCTAAttaccactctctctctctgtgtcattaTTGGATCCTTCGTCCATGTCCATCTCCACCTCATCCTTCTCGTCTCCCCCATCACCCTGAGAACGAGTGCATGCTGAATATTAATAACCATGTCATGTATATTAATGAGGTTGTAaccatgtcagtgtgtgtagtgggAATTATTCCTCATTATTATAAGCTCATTGCAATTCATAATTCGCTCATTAATATGCATCACACAAGttactatcttttttttttttcatatgattattattacacaaaaagctatttaaacatacacacactcttaccaGGCTGCGTGTtggagactcacacacactcccaaaaCTAGACCGGCTCATCTGGGCCAAAGACGTCCCATAGCGTAGTGTAGCATAGACTGGGTCCACTCGAACCTTCGCctctacacagacacagacacacacacaaacacatacacaaacacaccaacacagacatacacacacacacacaccaacacatacatacacacacatacacacaccaacacacacagatacacacacacataccaacagacatacacacacatacacacaccaacacacacacaccaacacagacatacacacacacaaacacacacaccaacacacacacacaccaacacagacatacacacacacacacacaccaacacagacatacacacatacacacaccaacacagacatacacacacacaaacacacacaccaacacacacatataccaacacacacataccaacacacacacacacaccaacacacataccaacacacacacacacaccaacacacacacaccaacacacacacacacaccaacacacacacaccaacacagacatacacacaccaacacacacataccaacacacacacaccaacacacacaccaacacacacaaatgcacacaaagtgtggaagaaaagcAGGTCAGTGTGCAGTAATATCCTTTCAGCACAGCCTGCAACCTTTTTCCACACACTTCAGTTTTTCTATTTTACAAAAGTCTACttccagcaaacacacacacatgcaaacacacacacacacctggtgtagTTTGAGCCTCACTTGACTGGTCACAGGTGATTGAAGGAGTGCTGAAGTTTCTCTTAAACATACCAGCCTGAGAAACAAGAAAAGATGTGTTTACAGTTTGCTCTCCTGCAGTGCGCACTACTGAGCACACGTCTGTCCTCTCAGACTATCCATTACATTCACAATACATTCATCTCAATACTGACAATActgagaaaaaaggaaatgtacagagagagagacagaaagagagagacaaagagagagagagagagagagacagagagagagagagagacagagagagagagacatacttTTCCTTGACATGGTTGCTGTGAGAGTTCTGCAGTGCACCAGAGATGAGCCGAGATTTTACACGTTCTACAGCGTAGACCCTGTTTAGAATTCCctacagacagtcagtcagacagacagacagacacagacagacaaacagacacagacagacagacagacacacacacacagacagacagacagacacagacagacagacagacacagacagacaaacagacacagacagacagacacagacagaaaatgacagacacagacacagacagagacacagacacagacagtgaaTTAGGTTACAGACGCTGAGTGATGTGTCTCTGATGATCCATTTCTAATCTTTATTAAGGTTCTACTAGCAAACCGACAGTAAGTAGTGTGTAACAACCCACACTGGATcggtgtatacagtatgtatgcatgtgagaCACAACCAGCGTTACGCCGCTCACCCACGATGACGTGTTTACAGAGCTGACAGCTGGTTGGTCGACGGAACACGTGATCCAGGAagcagtgtgtttgtgcaggGCGGGGCTTCTGTTGCACCAGCTGGGAGGGGCTTAAAGGGGGTTTGGGGCTATCGCTGGGCAATGATGAGCCTGGAAGGAGAGGCGGAGATGGTGGCAGGGCATCGTCAGTTATGTCAGAAGGCAGACGGGCATCACTGTTGGAGCGCTGGAAGAAATTCTCCACACTCTTACTGCGCATAAACGCCAAGGAACGCTTTAAATTCAACAACTgctgagaaagagagggagagggggagggggagaacaggggagagggggggagagggagggggagagagagagagagttggggagaacgggagagagagggggagagggggagagagggagttGGGGGAGAACGGGAAAGAGAGGGGGgcgagggagagggagagggggtaGAGGGATGGAGGGggagagatgggggagagagggggagagaaggGAGATTACAGAAGTGAATATTTTCTGGACAGAATGATAAGTGAAGGTAAAGTTTGACTGTAAGTGTAGCAGGTGTAGTAGGTGTAGTAGGTGTAGTAGGTGTAGTAGGTGTAGTAGGTGTAGCGCTGGGGCTTCACATCCTGAGCACTTTTCTTTACAGCAGAAGATCAAATTAACACCAACAATGACTTCATTTCATTAATTCAACAcattaaaatagtaaataaactTGTGACCAAATCTCACCATCCTGCacaaaaatgacgtcttgactgatttaattgtaagtagaactttaactgattctttcattgagtaacagaaaagcataataaacattattatgcttgtaataaacataataaacttaataactgtaataaacatatttccctatgattgctgtaaaataaaaaaaaaaagtcccaatcaaaatgtaaaatgaagcatttttcctcgagcttattaggtctctgcttctgtggtagtcaaggcctggaaaatggaggtgaacccctccctcccctccccccttaagtgatatatggaggattctttttatttgaggggggagtgagtctgtgtgtgtgtgtgtgtgtgggggggggggtcatcaaattatctgtgtatgtgtactaaTACTATAGTACTACTAATactaagtactaataaatatattctattaatattcatgctggggtcacggtggcttagtggttagcacgttcgcctcacacctccagggtcggggttcgattcccgcctccaccttgtgtgtgtggagtttgcatgttccccccgtgcctcgggggtttcctccgggtactccggtttcctcccccggtccaaagacatgcatggtaggttgattggcatctctggaaaattgtccctagtgtgtgaatgagagtgtgtgtgtgtgtgtgccctgcgatgggttggcactccgtccagtgtgtatcctgccttgatgcccaatgacgcctgagataggcacaggctccccgtgacccgaggtagttcagataagcggtagaagatgagtgaatgaatgaatattcatgctaataagcaactagttaaatgaccctaaaatacagtgtcactgtgcatgttatggaagaatgtaagtacatgcagggggtttggcctcaatggccctccagtaagcagtgtgctgtgtgcaagtgacagAGGAACgtagggtacaaattcaacttaaattgcattaaatcttgttgttttaaacaaaattatgctgcaagattttttttaactacatttaagtgcCTTGTTATTGGCAActctgaattatttttaaattcccagttaattcccatggaaagtttccagccttgaaaattcccggaattttgcagcCCTACTCCTATTAGATTCATTCCAACTCTCGCCATCTTCTCACTCACTTATCATTATAGTAATCTTtcattttacactttaaatcATCTTtttcttagtaaataaataaatgttgtaagTGTGtagttttccttttttcactAAAGCAGCTGCATGAGAGACTCTGAACACCAGCGACtctcagactgtgtgtgtgtgtgtgtgtgtgtgtgtgtgtgtgtgtgtgtgttactgtacacTCACCTTGGATCCGGTGTTGATGGATAAGGTGCTCGGTGATCTCTGCAGCTCACGTGGCTCAGCTTCAGTCTCCATCTCATCGCTatgtttttacactttaaaataaactccAGCCTGATGGTGATGAGTTTAAGTCTTTATCCCGGTAGTGAGTGTGTTCAAATAAAACAACCAAAATGCGCTCGCGTGTAGCAGAAAAATCAGAGAGAAAATAACACAAAGAGGAGATGCGACTTTCGGACTGCATCCGCGCGCTACTGGAGAAGCAGAGAGTGCGcacggtgtctctctctctctctctctctctctctctctctctctccacacacacacacacacacacacacacacacacacacacacaccacctctctaCATGTTTATTGCAAAGTCAGCAAGCGTTAAAATTACACTTGAATCTGAACTTCAGTAGTCAGTATAATAACCCTCTGATACTAGGACACAGAGATTACAGAGATTTTGCacgcaaaataataaaaaaaattattagttGCACCCGATCCACAATACACACTACTATTTGTAGGGCATAGGGATCAGTGCGTGGGGGATCAGGGCATGGGGGATCAGTGCGTGGGGGATCAGTGTGTGGGGGATCAGGGCGGGGGAATCAGTGTGTGGGGGATCAGGGCGGGGGGATCAGTGTGTGGGGGATCAGTGTGTGGGGGATCAGGGCGGGGGAATCAGTGTGTGGGGGATCAGTGCGTGGGGGAACAGGGCTGGGCAATCATTGAGTGGGGGATCAGTGCGTGGGGGATCAGTGTGTGGGGGATCAGTGCGTGGGGGATCAGTGTGTGGGGGATCAGTGTGTGGGGGATCAGGGCGGGGAATCAGTGCGTGGGGGATCAGTGTGTGGGGGATCAGTGTGTGGGGGATCAGGGTGGGGGAATCAGTGCATGGGGGATCAGTGTGTGAGGGATCAGGGCATGAGGTTCAGTGCGTGGGTGATCAGTGTGTGGGGGATCAGTGCGTGGGGGATCAGGGCGGGGGATCAGTGTGAGGGGGATCAGTGTGAGGGGGATCAGTGTGTGGGGGATCAGTGCGTGGGGGATCAGGGCGGGGGAATCAGTGCGTGGGGGATCAGTGTGTGGGGGATCAGGGCATGAGGTTCAGTGCGTGGATGATCAGTGTGTGGGGGATCAGTGCGTGGGGGATCAGGGCGGGGGATCAGTGTGAGGGGATCAGTGTGTGAGGGATCAGTGTGTGGGGGATCAGTGTGTTTGGATCAGTGTGTTTGGATCAGTGTGTTAGGGATAGGGTGTTTTTGCATTTTGGAAGTTTGGAGAGATTTGTCACTGAACACGCTGAGaacaattttcatttttaaatccacttccaggaaaaaacacacatttccagTATATACTATATTTTCAAAAGTATGTGCTCCCTGACCATCAGacccatatgtgtgtgtagaaggtttcattccagatttagtcaagtcaagtcaagtcaagaagcttttattgtcatttcaaccatatatagctgttacagtacacagtgaaatgagacaacgtttctccaggatcagtgtgttacataaaacaaagacagagctaaacagtgcaggacaagacaaacaagacagacaagacagtgcaggacaaaagacagcgcaaacaaaaaaattacaagacaatacacaaagacaaacagaa contains the following coding sequences:
- the LOC132837681 gene encoding SH3 and cysteine-rich domain-containing protein 2-like isoform X2; translation: METEAEPRELQRSPSTLSINTGSKLLNLKRSLAFMRSKSVENFFQRSNSDARLPSDITDDALPPSPPLLPGSSLPSDSPKPPLSPSQLVQQKPRPAQTHCFLDHVFRRPTSCQLCKHVIVGNSKQGLRCRTCKISAHLWCTAELSQQPCQGKAGMFKRNFSTPSITCDQSSEAQTTPEAKVRVDPVYATLRYGTSLAQMSRSSFGSVCESPTRSLGDGGDEKDEVEMDMDEGSNNDTERESGLSNPESSKTEAEDVIKVPRFHPIHTYVALYRFLPQEQNDLELHPGDRVQVTDDANEDWWKGKSGDRVGFFPANFVQRVRPGERVWRVTQGVHGNRQMGHMTVKEDQICVGKKEDSDGYVKLCSGKKRGLVPTHSLEEI
- the LOC132837681 gene encoding SH3 and cysteine-rich domain-containing protein 2-like isoform X1 translates to METEAEPRELQRSPSTLSINTGSKQLLNLKRSLAFMRSKSVENFFQRSNSDARLPSDITDDALPPSPPLLPGSSLPSDSPKPPLSPSQLVQQKPRPAQTHCFLDHVFRRPTSCQLCKHVIVGNSKQGLRCRTCKISAHLWCTAELSQQPCQGKAGMFKRNFSTPSITCDQSSEAQTTPEAKVRVDPVYATLRYGTSLAQMSRSSFGSVCESPTRSLGDGGDEKDEVEMDMDEGSNNDTERESGLSNPESSKTEAEDVIKVPRFHPIHTYVALYRFLPQEQNDLELHPGDRVQVTDDANEDWWKGKSGDRVGFFPANFVQRVRPGERVWRVTQGVHGNRQMGHMTVKEDQICVGKKEDSDGYVKLCSGKKRGLVPTHSLEEI